A section of the Lusitaniella coriacea LEGE 07157 genome encodes:
- a CDS encoding mechanosensitive ion channel domain-containing protein, with translation MTASLQKLFSSFSNVFNIPLEIGGSRITLGNIINLILALIIVIFICRVLKDFLRNRLLPKLGIDEGNREAISTIISYSLGTLGFIAVLQSTGFNIASIAVIIGGLGVGIGFGLQDLTKNFVSGLTLLLEQKIKVGDFVEFDGLSGYVKMISLRSMVIRTREGGDIVVPNSNIIENRVLNWTYDGFLVGRIHLPVGVAYNSDPVLVTESLLQAAYMEPTVLQDPAPRVNFIGFGDNALNFELRVWIEPIDKAPDISSSINFLIEYCLRQQGIQIPFPQRDLWLRNPEVLFAGRQRRNVEQKYPQLTKDSNAIKSQKTLFVRDLLKQVIYFQNFTDIELRQLIEVGYRQRLHESEILFHEGNPGDAFYIVLSGAVEVFVEKIDKHLATLPAGNFFGELSLMLGIPRTASVRALEETILFVINDKGFKRILQEQPELSEVIIHELGKHQKELGERQKQLRAMGLVDRSEDDKNPVVWVRNRLKKLFSV, from the coding sequence ATGACAGCATCCTTACAAAAACTTTTTTCGTCCTTCAGCAATGTTTTCAACATTCCCCTAGAAATTGGTGGAAGTAGAATTACCCTCGGCAACATTATCAATCTAATTCTGGCATTAATAATTGTCATTTTTATTTGCCGAGTTCTAAAAGACTTTCTCCGAAATCGACTACTTCCTAAATTAGGGATTGATGAAGGCAATCGAGAAGCCATTTCAACAATTATTAGTTATAGTCTCGGTACGCTCGGTTTTATTGCAGTTTTGCAAAGTACGGGATTTAATATTGCCTCCATTGCCGTAATTATTGGTGGATTGGGTGTTGGAATTGGTTTTGGTTTGCAAGACCTCACCAAAAACTTTGTAAGCGGTTTGACCTTACTCCTCGAACAGAAAATAAAAGTTGGCGATTTTGTCGAATTTGATGGGCTTTCGGGTTACGTAAAAATGATTTCTCTCCGTTCGATGGTCATCCGAACCCGCGAAGGCGGCGACATCGTAGTCCCCAATAGTAATATTATTGAAAATCGCGTTCTCAATTGGACTTATGATGGCTTTTTAGTGGGTCGAATTCACTTACCCGTTGGGGTTGCTTATAACAGCGATCCGGTATTAGTCACCGAAAGTTTGCTGCAAGCTGCTTATATGGAACCTACCGTTTTACAAGACCCCGCGCCTAGGGTGAATTTTATTGGATTTGGGGACAATGCGTTAAATTTTGAATTGAGAGTTTGGATCGAACCCATTGATAAAGCGCCGGATATTAGCAGTTCAATTAACTTTTTAATTGAATATTGTCTGCGCCAACAAGGAATTCAAATTCCTTTCCCCCAAAGAGATTTGTGGTTGCGTAATCCTGAAGTTCTTTTTGCCGGAAGACAGCGCAGAAACGTCGAACAAAAATATCCCCAGTTGACCAAAGATTCAAACGCGATAAAATCGCAAAAAACACTATTTGTTCGCGACTTACTGAAGCAAGTTATTTATTTCCAAAACTTCACCGATATTGAACTGCGACAACTGATTGAAGTTGGCTATCGCCAGCGCTTACACGAGTCTGAAATTCTGTTCCATGAAGGCAATCCCGGCGATGCGTTTTATATCGTTCTCTCCGGTGCTGTTGAAGTATTTGTGGAGAAAATCGATAAACATTTAGCAACACTTCCAGCCGGAAATTTCTTTGGAGAATTGTCTTTAATGTTGGGGATTCCTCGAACTGCTTCGGTGCGCGCGCTCGAAGAAACTATTTTATTTGTAATTAACGACAAAGGATTTAAACGAATCCTCCAAGAACAACCCGAACTTTCAGAAGTCATTATTCACGAATTAGGTAAGCACCAAAAAGAGTTAGGGGAACGACAAAAACAACTTCGCGCAATGGGATTGGTCGATCGATCTGAAGATGATAAAAATCCGGTTGTTTGGGTACGCAATCGACTGAAAAAATTGTTTAGTGTTTGA